In Papaver somniferum cultivar HN1 chromosome 9, ASM357369v1, whole genome shotgun sequence, the genomic stretch cagcagcagaggctgcGAAAATCGTTGGTGGTAAGGAAGCAAACCTGAAATCAGTTTCAGGACCTAgaactagaaatcaagctaaagcTGCTGTGGTTGTGATTCCCGAGGAAATTAAACAacaaccagaagaagaagaagctgaagaagaaaAGGAGCTTGGGTTAGAAAGTAGTAAGAAGAAAGAAATCATGGGTGATGATAGTGATGGTTTGAGTGCTAATAAGGTTGTTgctcaagaagaagaaggaagtacTGCTCCTTTTCCTGAAAGGGTATATTacctaattttttaatttttaattttaatctgGATTGGGTTTGATTTAGTTTGGCTTCTGTTGTTTCAatagctattttgttttgttcattatattgttttaagtacttttttttaggtttatttctcATCTGCAGTAGATTTTTGTTTCATTCATCTGTGTCATCCCTGAGAAATGTTTAGAGCTGCGGAAATTGTTAGCATTGGTGCTTGTTCAAATGTTATAAAAGATATAGGTTGCGTAGGTAACATGCCTATGGCAGTTGGTGCTAATTGTTATTATAGAGCTCTATCTGTTGAGTGTTTGAGCTCATGTATGGTAAACTGCCCTTTTTATCCATCACTGAGATTCTTGTTTGCTGGGTTGTTTGTCTGTTGAGATATATGGCTACTTACAGTCATTTTTGAACTACTGCGATCCTTATTATCTACagctttgttttgttttatggttttgctGTTGTCCCTGACCTCAATCATATCCTTAACTTAATCCTTATCGTCTTTGTTGGTGCAGGTTCAGGTTGGAGGATCACCAATTTATAAAGTTGATAGGAAGCTAGGTAAAGGTGGTTTTGGGCAAGTTTTTGTTGGCCGTCGTGTGTCAGGAGGTAGTGAAAGAGCAACAGGTCCTGGGGCCCTGGAGGTAATTTGCCTGGAATACCATTCAGATAGGTGATTGGTTTATACATTAATTATAAAGGTTTGATTTAATAAGACATTTGTTTCGGCCTGTTCTGTCATCAGCAGGTGGCTCTGAAATTTGAGCATAGAAGCAGTAAAGGTTGCAATTATGGTCCTCCATACGAGTGGCAAGTTTATAAGTACGGCTGGATGTTATTAATATacagattatatttttcatgtttttatgatttttttttctttcttcacaatCCTCATTTGCTAAGTATATAATTTTTGTTTGGCTAGCACTCTTGGCGGCAGTCATGGTGTGCCCAGAGTACACTATAAAGGGAGGCAAGGTGACTACTATGTAATGGTAAGCCTAGAACCTATATTGCTTTTTTGTGGGATAATTTGGAGTTgccaaattaaattttctttccattctattGATTTTAACTGCACTTTGATTAGGTTATGGACATGTTAGGGCCTAGCTTGTGGGATGCATGGAATTCTTCAGGGCAAGCGTGAGTTTTCATTTCCTCAGTATTGGACTGTTTTATATTTTCACCTATTTCGAGTTACTGTGTTTGAATATTTTACTTGTATGACAAATCCTTCTAATGAGCATCTAGAATGCTCCTGACTGCTGCTAGCGTACTTAGGAGGCCTGTCAAGGGAGGGTTCTGAAAAGAAAACTGTTATGCATTTAATATCATTCTTAAGTTTTACTGGTTATAAAATAAAAGGTTTTTGTGCTGGAGGAGGTCAACAAGAATTTTAAGATGGTCTGGATAAATGTTTGTCTGATTCTTTAAATATATAGATTTGTTAAATGGAGACTgtatttatggaattgattttACTTGTTTGATTATTAACTTGTTAATTGTTATACATTGGCCTTGTATGGCTTTTAAATCTGCAGGATGTCTTCAGAAATGGTAGCTTGTATTGCTGTTGAGTCTATATCAATCCTGGAGAAGATGCACTTAAGAGGGTAATAGCTACATGTTCATTTTGTTTTACTTTTGCTATTCCCTTATATTCTTTGAAGGAAGTAGCATTGATGTGATCCGGCATTTTTTTTATTCCGATAACTATTTTCTACGGTGCTTCATTTCTCATTATGCCTCTTCCTGATATTAGTTATGTTCATGGAGATGTGAAGCCTGAAAATTTTCTTCTCGGTCAGCCCAATACAGCACAAGAGAAAAAGTTGTTTCTTGTTGATCTCGGATTAGGTTAGAACAGTGCCCTACCTTTGCTGGAAATTCCTAGATATTTTTttgtactatttttttttttttttaatttttttttaactggCATATATGATCCTGCAGCAACTAAATGGAGAGATAGTGCTAGTGGTCAACATGTTGAATATGATCAACGTCCTGATGTCTTCAGGTAAGTGGTGTAAttttctttgttaatgatttgTGAATTGCACTCTTTaacccttttatcttttctttttatgATATATATTGTATTTCTTTCAATCAAATGTAGGGGAACGGTTCGATACGCAAGCGTTCACGCTCACCTGGGAAGAACTGCTAGCAGAAGAGACGATCTTGAATCCCTTGCGTATACACTTATCTTCCTTCACCGGGGAAGGTTACCATGGCAGGGCTATCAGGGTGACAACAAATCCTTCTTAGTTTGCAAAAAAAAGATGGCAACATCTTCTGAAATGCTGTGTTGCTTCTGCCCTCCACCGTTTAAGCAATTTCTTGAAATAGTTGTGAATATGAAGTTTGATGAGGAACCCAACTACTCTAAATTAGTTTCTTTATTTGAGGGTTTGCTTGGACCAAATCCTGCTGTCAGGCCATTAAATACAGATGGTGCTCAGAAGGTTAGTTGTAACTATTTTCCGTAACGGTTTGGTTATTTTACCTTTCAGTGTCATATTTaagattataattgtttttaaggTTGGTTTTTTATATTGTGTGATTATGGAATCATTTGCTAGATTATTATCCAAGTTGGTCAAAAACGGGGTAGGTTGACAATAGAGGAAGAAGACGATGGGCAACCCAAGAAGAAGGTCAGGTTGGGAGTTCCTGCAACACAATGGATCTCTGTTTACAATGCTAGGATGCCTATGAAACAGAGGTAATTTGCTTTCTTCTTAAGACTAATTACTCTGGAGTTTTGCATGCAGATTAAAAAATAGCGAGAGAAACCTTTACCCTCCCTTTATATTCATGTTTACAATACCCTACGAAGAGTACAATATTCAATATAAACAAGGACTTTGTTGAAACTTTTTGGTGAAAAAATGTGAAACTTTTGACTTTTTGTGATACATAAAAAGGCCCCTAAAGCATCTCTTAAATTGATTCGGAGGGATTATTATTGTGTTAACTGTTAACTAAAAAGTGTCTTCAAATTCATCTATGAGTTGGTAACTGAAGAAAAGATCTTTGCCTTTCCCTTTCATCATTTTCTCATTTAGGGCTAATCATCTTTACAGATACTAAGGTGTTAGTCCAAATCAGCCTCCTCATTTAGCCTTATGCTTGCTGAATGTTGACATGGCTGTTTTCTTTGTACTAGGTACCACTATAATGTTGCAGATGCACGATTAGCAGCGCATGTAGAGAGAGGAAATGAAGATGGTCTTCTTATAAGTTGTGTGGCATCTTGTTCCAACTTATGGGCGCTGATTATGGATGCAGGAACTGGTTTTACAGCTCAAGTTTATGAATTATCACCACACTTCTTACACAAGGTATGGTTTATTGATTTGTTCAGTTTCACGTTTTGCTATCTCCAACTTCAAGAACATATAGAGTAACACTTAGATTAAATTTTTCTATAATTTAAGTTGCGGAATGCTTTCATTATTACAGGAGTGGATCATGGAGCAATGGGAGAAGAACTATTACATTAGCTCTATAGCTGGTGCTAACAATGGGAGCTCTCTTGTTGTGATGTCTAAAGGTTCGTCTCTCCGCGTCTTGTCAGATATCCTATGTCGGTTATTAGTtactagacacataaatgaaattaGTTTTTCCTGCTCTCAGATTCAATGGTTATGTCTTAATACAGCGTAGTTCACATATCtgtagattttttttcctttatgtGCGGTCTTCAACTTCAGTTACTGAATTCTATATGATCTAACTGTAACAGGAACTCAATACACACAGCAGTCTTACAAAGTTAGTGATGCTTTCCCCTTTAAGTGGATAAATAAGAAATGGAGAGAAGGATTCCATGTAACATCAATGGCAACTGCTGGAAGCCGCTGGGGTGTAGTCATGTCTCGCAATGCAGGCTTCAGTGACCAAGTAGAGTTTAAACTTGATATCATATCATTATTTTAAATGCATTATCATTCTTCTGGCTCCTACATGCTCCATTGCAAATAttaaattatttgagataattgCCACTTGCTACCAGGGTTTTTCACGCCTTTTACTATTTGGGCATCAAATTTTGTTTGACTTCGAGATCCCTGATTTTTACTCATCAActctttttttatttaattttttactCATTGGTACTGCGGAAACTGCTCTTTTTATGTTTCTGATAATTctttcttttgtgtattcttttttaGGTCGTGGAGCTTGATTTTCTCTATCCAAGTGATGGTATCCATAGACGGTGGGATAATGGTTACCGGATAACTTCCACAGCTGCTACTTGGGATCAAACTGCTCTCATCTTGAGTGTGCCCAAGCGTAAACCTGGAGATGAAACCCAAGAGACCCTAAGGACATCTGCATTTCCAAGTACCCATGTTAAGGTGATTGACATTTATCTCACTAATTCTGACATGCTTATAATTTGTGCATTAGCGTACAAGAAATTTTGTCTTGCCTAAATTCTCTTGATCATCTGTTTTGAATTTGTCCAAAATACCAACTAGTTGTACTCCTCTACACCACTACATAAATCTCTTGTCTGTCATATATACCTCTGAGTCAGGGTAAAGTTGGCTTAAACCATTAGAATAGAGCATTTTTATATTTGTAGATCTTGGCTTGTCATGGATGTACCTCCGAGTCAGGATAAAGTTGGCTATTAGAGTAGAACATTTATATTTGTAGATCCCTCTTTAGTAGAATGGTGATGTGGTTCTTTAGAGTAGAACATTTATATTTGTAGATCCCTCTTTAGTAGAATGGTGATATGGTTCGTTGTTGATACCTGATACGCATCTCTCAAGGTTGAAATACACAGATTCCCTAATTTTTCAATAACAAAAGCAAAGTCGATTTTTTAGTTGACTGATCCAAGTGTTCTAATGACTAATGGGTTGGGATGTGCAGGAGAAATGGGCCAAGAATCTCTATCTTGCGTCTGTCTGCTACGGGCGGACTGTTTCTTGATTTTGAGGAGCCTAGAGGCCAAGGCCATAAAGATCTATGGTCATTATTGTGACTGACAGTAGGGAGAAGGAAAAGGTATCGACCTTTACTGGTGGAAGGTGCTGGTTGGGTTTGCGACCTTTTGTCTCATTTATATGTTTTTTCTCCTGTTCAAATTTGCACTTCCCTTTACTGGAAAAGGCTGGGTAGCACAGAAGCTTAAATTGTAGTTATAGAGAAATATCTCCCCATATGTTGTATCCTTATCTATCTATATTACAAAACACACATCACAGCTAACTTTGCCATGAGATTTCTTATTGAATTCGGGTGCGTCTCGTCAGCTTTGCCTTTGTTAGTAGTGGCTGAGGTAACCTCCTATAATTCAATCCGACGTTTCCCGTTCTTCTCAATCTCTGTGAGTAGGTGAAAGATTCCCGTGTAGTATCGTGAAAACTCAAACTCTATCCTACCTAAACTATATCAAAATCTTTGTTCAACAAAAATCAATTAAGCAACACTCTACTGCGGGAGCTACCAAATTTGTTGGATACATCAAAATCCTACGCACATCCAAATACAGACCAACAGACTTCaatttagttatttttttttggttagaCCAAGCATTATGGTTGGTTTTTTCGCTTAGCTAGCTTAATTCCAGCGAAATTTAACTACTGTGGCCCTTCGCTTAGCTTCAATATGGTGAATTCGTTACAAAGAGGAATGGATCTGTTCCTCGTTTAAGTTAACAGATGCTAGAAACCCAGTTTCCGTGACACTTTAGACGGATATTGAGATTCTGTATGCAAAAGTAGATTTCCAATAGAGAGAAGGAAGGAGTTACCTGGAGACATTTCTATTTCAAAAAATAGATTCCAAATAGAAGAGTTGGAAGGAAACAACGATGATCAAGAAGAAAGGGATTTTCAAAGAAGCATGGAGCTTTTACCACAGGAAGACAATTCTCATTTTTTAACCTACTTTTACTCATAATAtttctcttttaactctttttattTACTAAAATTCTCCCATTCTctgttatatctctttttcttttcttttaaatatcTTTTAACCCATAACAAATATTTTATCTATATCAATCGGATAAAGTTAAAAATAAGATAATTGTACGCATAGTTTGCACGAAAACTCAGTTTACGTCTCTGTAGGTCAAGTGATGGAAGTATCCCTTAGTGAAGTGCACTTTCACTCTCATTTCGCTTGGCTACATTTAAGCTATATCCAAACGAAACACCCagccatagtgcttggccttagaACCATCAAGTGATCTGATGGATTTCATGCTCTCTCCCACTGCAGAAGCAAGGGTTCAAACTCCGTAATTGCGAAACAAACTCCCATTTTAAGGAGTTTGGATATAGTCTAGAAATTCTACCCTATAAAAAAAagttattttttatgtttaaaATACTAGGAAAAGAGAATATATTAAGATTCCGAGAAGATTACACTGTTTCGAAGAAAAGTGGGTTGCATGCCATCCATTCACCACAAATGGTATTCCTTATATGGTATTTTGGAGCCTTATCACCATAGATAAACAAAATAAATTCCAGGTATTATATTTGATAAACAATCATTCAAAATCGTGCTACTAAATCAGCTACTCTGGTTGTTATTATTCATCAAATAGGTAACATATATTAAATCATCACTATAGATGAAAGCTGTAACTATGATCTTACTGATTGCCCAATTAGTCGCTTCAAATATGGCCAGGATTTTGGTTTTTTCGGCGCACCGTGCTACCTCTGTGATGTTTTTACATCCCGTGTAGTTTCCtgtagaggatgttatatatagCCCAGTTCCATTACTATCAGAATCTTCAATGTAGGAAGCATCGCAAAATATCTTTAAACAACTATTCAGAAGTTTTTTTGGATCGTCGTAAGAACTGGCAGTAGCTCACATGAGCTGCAGTCTCTCTCAATAAAGAATGTGTGAGAGGTCTCATCTGAATAATTTAGCTATACgcttcaaaaaaagaagaagatgatttaaCTACTAACCTAGTAGTATTATTGTGATGATTTTTCCCTTGAAATAACCTGAAACATCTCCTCCAAATTGTCCAACCAGTAGTGAAGATGGTACATAATTCTTTGATTCACCATTTCTATCATGTAAAAACTAAtggctatttttattttaagaagaAAGGGTTTAAATGCATATCCGGATATGTATAAATACTAACCCAGTTCAAGTTATGATAACACTACTGTTTGCCTCAATACTGGCAATTTGGCAGGGAAATTTTAGTACCTCTATTTCGAAATGTACATAAGTTGGGTACCCGTTTTTTTTAAACGTTTTTCAAAGTACCTTTTAGTTGACcgtttttgttattttattttaaataacGGTTAATATCCAGGTAAATACGAGGTGGAGGCTATCTCACCTATTAAAAGTTGTGTTTATCCCTGAACAATATCTCTTTGTTGGGGAGGGTAAACGATTCGGAAATCCTGAAAGAAGTGTAAAGATTCAGAAGAGGGATCGATGAACCTAAAAATATTGTAATGATCCTGAATCGGGTTCGACGAACCTGAAATGTGTAGTAGAAGGTCGATTCTCCACCAACCAAAAACCCCAAGCACTTGGGAATAATGAACCATTTTTAGGTAATCTATTATACAAAACAACATAGGTTTTTGAGCTTTGGAcggacggataacattttgagagacaaacgttgcatccgaccatcctAGTCTCATCCCAGCAAAAGACATATGACGGTTGTCGTTTCTGtatgaatcaaaatttattaatctttaatCATTGCATAAACTCttaactcaagatattcaaagaaatattaaatgaaatcataatacatcatacaagcattaattggatttagtggtggcatgatgaatctaatgggaaatgagatttgtttgtttatttctattcataactcataagtgagatatgcatacacactattacttaaatgattttgtgttcgtttttggataatgtatatgaataattttacaatgtatttatagacattattttcgcttaaacaaaatagaaaactatctttcaaaggaacacgatttaaagtccgtaaaaaaagaaaaattacaccaGTCAGATATCATATTAAAGGTTATTTCTAGTGATGTAACAAACCTGAAAAAGCTGAAACGATCCTGAACCAAATTCGAGAACCCAAAAAACGATGTAGAAGATCAATATGGAaactagtaaacctatagggTGATTACCAATGGGATGTACTGTAACTTCCATCCTTACCTTGACTGAGTAAACTAGTCTTGGATAACTAAGATGGATAACTATATCGTGAAggtacttaaaaaaaaataattcgagGATAATATTTTGATGGAGTAAAAACACAGGGTACTTTATTAAATGTTTCATTTCTATGATTTTACAAAGTGGtgagttattttaattttttctttttggcaTGTCGGTAATTGTCATTGACGAGAATTGTCAGTAGTGTTTTCAAAAAAGGAAACCATAGTGCATAAAAATCTTAGTTAAGTTAACCGCAGTATTTTAGTTGGTAACAAAAATACAATTAAAGATGCGGCTAAAAGAATTGTAAAAAataaaacttagcatgatacatataGAATATGTGACTACCACCATCATTAGCAGGCACAGTCGAAACTGTACTATACAAACTTCTAAAAGATATTTTTATACCATGAGAGACCTAGTGTTGTCGTTTGCTAGGCCAACAAATGAAGCAAAATTAATCTTTTGAGGGAACAAACTGGCGACACGAGGAAACTAAACTACATTGTTAAAATCATAATCACAGAATCATACTTGCACACGACAAGGTTAATTCATTACCCGGAGAAAGTTACAGGGTATCATGTGGATTGCAAGTTATTAAGCTATAAAACTAATCTATGACGTATTATATTTGAAATATGTTTCTTGTACCTGGAATTTAAGTAAAACTAAGAATTAACTTTTGCATTAaatctgatcattagcatgtattAAAGAAGATATTCAATCATTTTCACCTTGAAATCAGTTAACTTGAACTTAATAAATTGGTTGAATCTGAACGTAATTGATGGGTATAATTCACTCTAAATCCATCAACATATGATTTGTCTTTTGCATCTCTTAGGTATGATAAACTTGTTTTTACTTAAAAAATTAACTTTGTGTATCAAATttgttcaatttcctagcaatcatAAAACGCCATGTCATATTTATGGTTATTAATGATGGAAATTTCATGTGTTTGTATGAATTGGTGATGTCCCTTAACAAGATTTTTTTGCATATTGTTGAAGATACCACATTGTTTCATGTTACATACCTTCACAAAGAACTGATTATACTTATCTTAGTTAGATTCTTCCAGTGAACTCAATCATCATAAACATTCATCTACGTCGGTTAATTTATGAAAAggaaagggtaccaagtacaccaccaaatttttcgttcggaaacctgtatggacaaaacctaatacaagtGCAAACAAactaacttaatgatccttgaaaatatgtatatagagtttatatctccatCTCTTCTCAATTAGAACGTACAGACTATGATGCCCGTGAACCAGATTGTTAAGAAGACTAGTTGGACGatttcaaaaattaatatccaagatcaatctagtcgtatccaaataatacaattggaattctgccaagtaataaacttgttatctatctttcaagatacaaattctataaGAAACAAGTCTCCTAATCAATCACAAttatatggacgtatctactaagattgaatacatacttcttgtgtaaatcctattataaagataaacaatataatgcggaaagagaaaaacacaagacaccataatTTTTGCTAATGAGGAAGCCgtaatagcagaaaaaccccgggaccttgtccatatttgaacatcaaactgtattaagccgctataaacactAGACTAGTATCAGACTTcgaaatggaatgtagttgagactgaatccatCCTCAAAGAGGTTCAGTTACAGTCGCTCTttttacatctcttgaacctcgcaaagctctacgcaattgattcccttagctgacgtcctttacaacctaagagttgcttcaacctaagtgaggACTTTTAATACCAATTTTCCTCCaacatataagcctatttgatttccctttaaatCAAAGATCAAGGGGCAGGAAATatatttgcaatagacaaagctatcaaacctcacaaatccaaaacacttacactcacttagatgagatGCATGGATTCTTTACCtcatctcaagaacaatcttcaacttatcaattaagaatagttttcaaaCATCTATCCTGAGGAAACagaaagtctgagacgaagagaaatttGCGATTACTgtttatcttgcctgaaagagattacgagaacctcgataacataaaagcaagatcaggatatacgaactatcaaggtaaaagatagtcgtacctggattcacgaatacccaaagcgaagtctttttgtcgtatacctaattatgtttctcagaagaaacctaggtcaatagaagacgactctagctatcaattaggatacaaagtgtcagggactgaatttcccagttgaaagaacatctttatttatagtttttcaagagcttagatttcaagctaagataacttgagattcaagcaaacactttctcggtttagatgaaactttgattagggtttcaagtaagcatgtgagaagtttttcTTGAAATCACATATAAGAATATACACAGTGGTTTGGTTACGGAACCTTATATAATGATCGCTCTGGAAAATATTCGATCTCCACTCCAAGTTTATACCTAAAAACTTTGAGCTCATTCTCACTTCCATAACTCAGGTCTCCAATCACCCGAATTTCAAGTTATATCTTAGCTCTCAGCTGTGGAACTCTCCAGTTGTCATGTCAGTCTATATTTTATCTTCTATACATATTTGCTCCAAATATAATCAAAACTAGTCTAAAACTTGATTTATTTAAACCAAGTTACTCAGCGTTGAAATATCATATTCTTCAATTTCGCTTAGATACAACAGGTCTCGTTAGCCAGGTTTGGAAGTTTGATACCTCAAGTATATTAGGTGAGGTATCAgtacctctctctctctctcaaatgAAGAGGTATCTTTGATTTCTAACGATATTTTGAGCTTGTATATCCGTTTTTTCTCACATATTAAGTCAGGTCTTTCAAATTTGCCAAGTATTATTTACAACTAAGTagatttttaaatttatttttgacCTTTTTTATATCAATAttatattaataaaaatcatgattCAAAAGTTATTACCTTAAAGCATTTATTATTCAAGTAAAAGGAGATAAGGGATTTACAACGGCTTATAGTAGCTTCAGAAGTGATGTTCACCCCTTTTCTAAATATGAAAATTTTAGTTGATGGGTAGGTAACGTTACCCTTTATTAATCGTGAAACTTATTGATTTTTGGTGGTGGGCTATTAATACACATGTATTTCATGTGGCAATCATAAATGAGGCAGTAGGCTGTATcagtctgttagagcattgctcggtcgaactcgcatgcgttgctatctcaagcatgtttgtcaatgttagtgatcaaacctataagtcttgatttctagtctactatagctaaggtctcggactaggatagaaagtgtagtttagctcaagaactccatgtcaatcatcatacaagacgaaggactactcaaggaaccggtggattttcatcgactaaaaggtatgtggagacttgaacctatctatcacccaaaagtctatttatctcctatcttgagacaaaagtcgttttgctatatagacttagattatacacatttgctatttcgagccgagtttatctcgcctatatatttctcgaaatatgtgttggtaagctttcgttttagccaagttcatctttacctagtgacgaaagtcatgacaagtttcaatcactttgaaaattgcttactttgacgaaaaatagtttgtgaataacaactatagaatatcaatgtcctctaagaatgtttcaatgattgaaatgagagtttagataatttagccattggaggatataagcattgttgtggaaacacatatatgtataagtccttattccttgaaccgaagtttgcgaactttgttgatcaagagaaccggaatagtggcgtgagacaagtccgcgaactggcggaagttctcgacccgagaaattctagtggagtttgtgaactccgtccgggaacttaagtccgcgaacccggtccacgaacttgagtaggttatatctaaaaacgatgtttgtgaacttattcttatataaactaaggaatgcaaattgcaaaccctggctatatagttcatgaaccgattcgagtgaatcaaatcgttgttgcttcaattgtgtcttgcgtagttacataagatttccttgcaattgaacaactctctaactagttcatttgagtcacttgaactagttatggtgaagaagaatatggttgatatgaaagtgatcatatggctaatcatttggttgactattgttgaaccaacaaatgtacaagtttgggtacggttacacaagcctagaaacatgcatttcatttgtgtgtaacaagatagttttcgatctaacagttgaaagatattagcttgaatctaatcaggtcttcatctaacggtgaatattgaatgctttgttaccaagctaacattgattgcaaaccatgatttgaaagactatataagggagaactctagcaactgggaaacctaatccccacaccttctgtgtgatactagttgtgctaagatagagtcgattctcctttaacctttggtttcttcttctaaaccagg encodes the following:
- the LOC113309608 gene encoding casein kinase 1-like protein HD16 isoform X1; the encoded protein is MPELRSGVRKRRAPILDHQRRKNTVVDNLDNPQPLVNNNARTRAGAAAAEAAKIVGGKEANLKSVSGPRTRNQAKAAVVVIPEEIKQQPEEEEAEEEKELGLESSKKKEIMGDDSDGLSANKVVAQEEEGSTAPFPERVQVGGSPIYKVDRKLGKGGFGQVFVGRRVSGGSERATGPGALEQVALKFEHRSSKGCNYGPPYEWQVYNTLGGSHGVPRVHYKGRQGDYYVMVMDMLGPSLWDAWNSSGQAMSSEMVACIAVESISILEKMHLRGYVHGDVKPENFLLGQPNTAQEKKLFLVDLGLATKWRDSASGQHVEYDQRPDVFRGTVRYASVHAHLGRTASRRDDLESLAYTLIFLHRGRLPWQGYQGDNKSFLVCKKKMATSSEMLCCFCPPPFKQFLEIVVNMKFDEEPNYSKLVSLFEGLLGPNPAVRPLNTDGAQKIIIQVGQKRGRLTIEEEDDGQPKKKVRLGVPATQWISVYNARMPMKQRYHYNVADARLAAHVERGNEDGLLISCVASCSNLWALIMDAGTGFTAQVYELSPHFLHKEWIMEQWEKNYYISSIAGANNGSSLVVMSKGTQYTQQSYKVSDAFPFKWINKKWREGFHVTSMATAGSRWGVVMSRNAGFSDQVVELDFLYPSDGIHRRWDNGYRITSTAATWDQTALILSVPKRKPGDETQETLRTSAFPSTHVKEKWAKNLYLASVCYGRTVS
- the LOC113309608 gene encoding casein kinase 1-like protein HD16 isoform X2 codes for the protein MPELRSGVRKRRAPILDHQRRKNTVVDNLDNPQPLVNNNARTRAGAAAAEAAKIVGGKEANLKSVSGPRTRNQAKAAVVVIPEEIKQQPEEEEAEEEKELGLESSKKKEIMGDDSDGLSANKVVAQEEEGSTAPFPERVQVGGSPIYKVDRKLGKGGFGQVFVGRRVSGGSERATGPGALEVALKFEHRSSKGCNYGPPYEWQVYNTLGGSHGVPRVHYKGRQGDYYVMVMDMLGPSLWDAWNSSGQAMSSEMVACIAVESISILEKMHLRGYVHGDVKPENFLLGQPNTAQEKKLFLVDLGLATKWRDSASGQHVEYDQRPDVFRGTVRYASVHAHLGRTASRRDDLESLAYTLIFLHRGRLPWQGYQGDNKSFLVCKKKMATSSEMLCCFCPPPFKQFLEIVVNMKFDEEPNYSKLVSLFEGLLGPNPAVRPLNTDGAQKIIIQVGQKRGRLTIEEEDDGQPKKKVRLGVPATQWISVYNARMPMKQRYHYNVADARLAAHVERGNEDGLLISCVASCSNLWALIMDAGTGFTAQVYELSPHFLHKEWIMEQWEKNYYISSIAGANNGSSLVVMSKGTQYTQQSYKVSDAFPFKWINKKWREGFHVTSMATAGSRWGVVMSRNAGFSDQVVELDFLYPSDGIHRRWDNGYRITSTAATWDQTALILSVPKRKPGDETQETLRTSAFPSTHVKEKWAKNLYLASVCYGRTVS